The genomic interval GGCCAACACTTCCCAGCCCTTTCTCCATTAGCCCCGCCTCCTGTGGGTGTGGTCACAGAAGGCTACTTAATGCTGAGACCATCAGAGGTGTCCTGGGGCTCAGGCTGGGCTGCAGCAGCTGCAAAGGTAATGGCCATGCGTGTCATCCACCTGCAATGAGCAATGAGCAGAGTTGATTCCTTCCCGGTACAGCTTCTTCCGGCTCCTGGGGCTGTGATCGCACCTTGTCCACCCAAGAGCTCTGAAAACACAAACTCCACAGGCTAGCTTTCTACAGCTCTGCAGTTTCCATCCTTCCAGAAAAGTGGCCCAGGACCCTCTCCTCACTATAGACCAACCCGGGGTCCACCAAATTCCATGTGGCTAGCCTGTCTCTGGGGCATTGAGANNNNNNNNNNNNNNNNNNNNNNNNNNNNNNNNNNNNNNNNNNNNNNNNNNNNNNNNNNNNNNNNNNNNNNNNNNNNNNNNNNNNNNNNNNNNNNNNNNNNNNNNNNNNNNNNNNNNNNNNNNNNNNNNNNNNNNNNNNNNNNNNNNNNNNNNNNNNNNNNNNNNNNNNNNNNNNNNNNNNNNNNNNNNNNNNNNNNNNNNNNNNNNNNNNNNNNNNNNNNNNNNNNNNNNNNNNNNNNNNNNNNNNNNNNNNNNNNNNNNNNNNNNNNNNNNNNNNNNNNNNNNNNNNNNNNNNNNNNNNNNNNNNNNNNNNNNNNNNNNNNNNNNNNNNNNNNNNNNNNNNNNNNNNNNNNNNNNNNNNNNNNNNNNNNNNNNNNNNNNNNNNNNNNNNNNNNNNNNNNNNNNNNNNNNNNNNNNNNNNNNNNNNNNNNNNNNNNNNNNNNNNNNNNNNNNNNTTTTTGCAGTCAGCAGAGCCCCAGCACAACTCCAGCAAGACTTTGGACCAGGCAAACAGATCTCCCTTTTTGTTGCAGCCTGGCTCAGGGTCTTGGACTTTGCTCCCAAGTTCTGGGTGCCTGTCGGTTTAGCAGTGGCTTCAGCTTTACCAAGGAGTATCCCCACAACTGGCATATGGAAGTGGGGTGATGTAGCCTGTGGGAGTCTCCTCATCCACCATGGCTGACCTAGTAAGGATATTTGGGAGGCAAGAAGGGAGCTTGTTCAACACAGCGGTAACAGACATCGTTGCTTTAAACGTTGAGAGCCTGACTTCGAGTCATTTATTGTGGGCATATTTAAGCACATCAGAACTTGGTGAAAACTTTCCTACTGACCTCTCCAACCCCACCTTAGGGAGAGGCAGCCATGAGCAGGAATAGAAAAGGCTTGCTGTAATAATTAATTGCTTTAATACGCTTGGCCTTGGTGACTTGGATTGGTGGtccttctcctccatctttgGGATTAAtagaacaacttgcaggaaccAGGTGAGTCCTTTCAGAACCCTGGTGGGTTCTGAGGCTGAGAGCTCAGTGAGTGGGTTGTGCTTGGCAGCAGGCATGCCTAATACCTAAGAAACCCaggaaagggtgtcagatctcctgggactggagtgcCAGATGGCTGGGAGCTACCATGCGGGTAccgggactgaacccaggtcctctggaagagcagctagtgcttatAACTACTAAGTCAGCACTCCAGCCCCATAATGTAATGTTcttaaagaaggaaaacttccACATTAATAGTTCTTCAAACTTACTTCCTGCTGGGTTGCTGGGGATCCCCTGACAGCCTCTAGACTGCTAGCAAGACTTTCCAAGTATAGGAAgttctcatccatccatctgtctgtttatccatccatccatccatccacccacccacccatccatccatccatccatccatccatccattcacctggGCTTCTCagcagaggtggagagaggagcaggGACTCCCGCAGACAGCCCAGCCTTGGCCTGTTTTCATGAACAGAGTCTGTAGCTGGCCCCGACTTCCCTTCTCACAGGCTCTCAGCGaagccttcctgtctctgtccccagttCCTTTGGCACCTTCTTCCCCCTGTGATCAGACCTGCCCATCATTCACAGTGCACTCAGAGTTGTCTTTCAAAACATCTTATGGTGATGGTCACAGAGCTCTGGACTATGACCCCTAGTCTAAAGTGAAGACTCCACGTGGGGTGCCCTCAGGGCTGCTTTGCTTCAGGTCTGtggccttttctcttttcctgtgtcCTCTGTCCCAGACCCAGTGCTCTGGTACCTGGGGTGGCAGGTGTGTCTCTACTAGCCAGGACTTTCTGCTCATGGATTTTAAAGTCAGCACACCTCTACTAACTACTTATAATATCCATTGTCAGTTAAGCCTGAACAGTTCTAGGGGCTTCTCTTCTCTGTAAGCTGTCACTTTTACTCCTATTTACAGTTGGTAGGGATGTGAAAAACTGAGTAATTTAGTCAAGGCCATAGCTACTAATGGCAGTGCTAGGATTTGGCAGAGCTGAGCCACCCTATCTGCcaccccactacacacacacaccatcaataCATCCCcgagcccaggttggcctcatacTCACTATATAGATATTGATAACCATGCAGTCCTGACTTTTGGGCCTCCTCCTACCAGGGGATGCTGTTTTAGTTTCagttttagtgctgtgaagagatgccatgaccacagcaagtcttataaagggaaacactGCCACCACCCCTCCCACCCGGACCAACACTTAACCTCTTTGTTCTCCCTGGAAGTGAAAATTGCCATCAAGGCTGTTCCAAGCATGGAGAAGTCACAGAAACTTGACAATATATAGTTCTAGCCACTGAAGCGGCTGCAGTGTCCCTGGGTGGATCTCTTCTACTTACACATACCTGACCACAGCACTCCTGTGGAGGAGACACTGCAGGCCTGCCACCAGCTGCATCAGGAGGTGAGGGAGGGCCCCGATGTTCTCTGACCCTTTCATCCTGACCCTGTCAGAGCGAGTGCTGggaacacacacagagctggGCACAGACCTCACTCTAGGCTCCTCACAATGGGCTGAGCTGGACTGTGTTGGAGTCTCTCCTTGAGCTGGGCTATGATGGAGTCTCTCTCTGAGCTGCATTGTGATGGAGTCTCTCACCTACAGGGCAAGTTTGTGGAGCTTGGTCTGTCCAACTATGCCTCCTGGGAAGTGGCTGAGATCTGTACCCTCTGCAAGAAAAATGGCTGGATCCTGCCAACTGTGTACCAGGTGAGAGGGAGCTGGCGTGCCAGGACCATTCAGACTTTGGGGTTCAAGGACCATTCAGACTTTGGGGTTCAAGGTTCTATCGATCCTAGATCCTGGATAACAAAGTAGATGGTTATAAACAATAAACCCAAACCCGCCACTATTAAGTGTATACCTGTCAGGAACcacagagggggggagagagagagagagggagagagagagagaaagagagagagatttgccaTGCTGTTGGGTGTTGAGGCATGGAGGGATAAGAGTTGCACCTGAGACTCAAGGCAAGGGGCTGGAGATTCTATTGACCTTGGTGGAAGGAATGGGAGGTTTGGGGGATGGGAGCAAATGTCTTGTGTACATTTTAGCAAAATTGTTTTTGTTAGCTTGTGGCTTTGCTTCCCATGTTACTGAAGTATAAGAAAGCCATGAGGAATACACTTGCTGCTGCTGTAGCATTGACCTGCAGCCCTCCCATACCCATCTCTGGcatcttttttctatctttcctatAAGCATCCTCACTCCCCCCTCAAGAGGGCTGTTTGACTTTGAACTGGAAGGACTGAACAGAGGCTTGACCTGCCTTGACTCTGCCTGTCAGGccaactttttctctctctttttctctctgcttcagagAAGAGGTAAACAGATCCCAGCATATGCCCTGATGGTCAGTGTCCAGGATTGTTATGGATTCAACTGAGGGACTTCACAAAGGTACGTTTGGGGTCTCTTTTCTTGATATGTCCCCCTTTTCCAAATGTCCCTGCAGGGCATGTACAATGACACCACCTGGCAGGTGGAGAAGGAGCTCCTCCCCTGCCTCAGACACTTCGGACTGAGGTTCTACGCCTACAACCCTTTGGCTGGTATGGGCTGCCGTGGGCACAAGCCCTGTGAGTGGGTGGGCATGCCCGGCCTGACTCTATGAATTTCTGTCATGGTGAAATCCAATCCAGGCCCTGGGAGTTCAGGGAGCTTTGAGAAGTGGTGCCTGAGTCCCCTTCTTCCCAcgctctcttctgctctccagTTCCTAGCCAGGAATGACCTGGCTGTCTCTGAAAGAAGTCTGGGCCAGGGTCTGACTGCTGCTTTTCCACAGGGGGGCCTGCTGACTGGCAGATACAACTATGAAGTAAAGGATGAGAACCAGCCCTTGATCCACTTATTTGGGAAGAAATGGGATAATATCTACATGGACCAGTGAGCTGTGGCGGAGGTTGTGTCTCAGCAGGTAGTTCGTATCCCAGTACCCATAGAAAGAGTCATTCTTCATTGCTTGCTTGTCTACAGTACAATGTTGAGTGGAGACAAAAGGACCAGTGGCCTTCCTAGCTGTCAGCCTAGCCCCAGTCTCAGGAAAAgaccctcttccttctttccttccttccttccttccttccttccttcctcccttccttccttcctcccttcctttttccttccttccttcctttcttccttccttccctccttccttccttccttccttcctcccttcctttctttctttcttccttcctttctttcttccttccttccttcctttcttcctttcttctttcctttctcccttccttcctttttccttccttcccttcttccttcctttcttccttccttccctccttccttctttccttccttccttccttcctttcttccttccttcctttcttctttcctttctcccttccttccttccttccttcctttcttccttccttcctttcttctttcctttctcccttccttccttcctaccttctcttcttccttcctttcttccttccttccctccttccttccttctttcctctcttccttcctcccttcctttcttcctttctttctttctatttatttatatttgtttgtttgtttatgtacatgggtgttttgcctgcatgcacgtCTGTGTAGCCCATTCATGCAGTGCCTGAGGATGCCTAAAGAGTGCATTAGATCACCTTAAAGCTGGAATGACAaaagttgttagctgccatgtggtggtttttgtatgtgtcttagtcagggttcctattcctgtacaaacatcatgaccaagaagcaaagggAGGAAAAGTcttattcggcttacacttccacactgctgttcatcaccaaaggaagtcaggactggaactcaagcaggtcaggaagcaggagctgatgcagaggccatggagggatgtttgttactggcttgcttcccctggcttgttcagcttgcttatagaacccaaggctaccagcccagggatggcaccacccacaaggggccctccctccttgatcaccaactgagaaaatgccccacagctggatctcatggaggtacttccccaactgaagctcctttctctgtgataactccagcctgtgtcaagttgacacgcaaaaccagccagtacagtttgtttggactttttttttttaattttcagagaatctcaattttatttatgtatagatAGCATCtcattttgaaattcaaagtaCTGTAAGATTACACAGTACCAAGTTGTGTGAAGTTGAAGGGTGAAAGAGTTAAACGCTGTTTGGTAGTTTGCCGTGTGGTTTTGAGGATGGCTCCTGGGTCATCTAGAAGAGTGGTCAACTCTCTCAACTGTGAAGCTACATCCCAGTCCCAAGATGCCCTGATTTAAAGATGGAGGACAAACAGTGCTGGATCAGGACACAGGCCTTCTCTGGCCTTTAGATGCACACaactgtgcacacatgtatgtgtatacgtgcacacatgtatgtgtatacgtgcacacatgtatgtgtatatgtgcacacacaacttCAACtcacaaatcaaatcaaatcaaataagatgaaataagaaaaagtgGAATTGGTAAGATAGCCCAGTGGCACAGTGCTTGTATACTAAGTGCAAGGTCCCGCGTTCTGTCCTAgttctgagaagaaaaagaggacaaaggaaaaaaaaaaaagacaaactaagaaaacattttaaaatatagcaagATTGTCATCCATAATCTATGCACAGTGACAGTTAAAAGGAAATCATTTCCTCTTCCATTCTTTTCTTGTTagacatagcccaggctaacccataactcatgatcttccttccTAAGTGCTAGGTTTAGATGTGTGTGCTACCATGGCCAGccactttatatataaaaaaaaaatattgaaagtagattcttctctcatacaatacatcctgacctgtttccctccctccaccccttccaGCTCTTTttcatctcccctctctcccagatccactcccactctatttcccttcagaaaactgCAGGTCTCCAAGAGAAAACAACTATTAAGATACAATAAGATAAGGCAAAAGCCCCCATATCGAGGCTGGACAAAGTAACCCagtaggaagaagagaaaaaaaaaaaactttttcaagACAAGACTTTGTGTAtcctaggctagtcttgaacttgctatgtagccaaataTGACCTTgtatttctgatcctcctgcctctaggtccctcgtgttgggattacagatgtttcCCACCACCTACATTCTGTGAAGAGGTGGTGACtggactcagggcctctggaataGCTAGGCAAGCATACCACCAACTGAGCTAACATCCCAGACAGCACCCCGTCAGGATTGCAGAGATTGGACCACACTCAAAAGACACCAAGCTACTGAACCCTCTACTTCAGCCAACCAGCTCTAGAAGGAAGACCACTTCAAGGGCACTGACCTTGGGAAGAAGTTCTAGAAGGCCACCTACGGAACCTAAGCATGACCTCAGCTACCACTCACAGCTCCGGGTAACCCATCATGCCTCGTCTGCTAACTCGGCTTCTGCCCCTTTAGGGGACCCAGAGTTGCCTGTAGGTGAATTGTGGAGAGAGTATTTCCCCCCTCTTCTGaaactcttttcttttgcttcccaTAGCACATCTGGCTTGGCCCAGGGCCTTGCACCATGGTTTAAGTGTCTATTGGGCCTTAGGAATTGTGATTTTGTTGATGAGAAGCCTGGAGTCCACATAGTCCTACTAAGGGAAGAGAAACCAATGTGAGCTTAATTGCAACACATATAAGTCCTGCTCTTCAGGTGGGAGCCAGTCTTGTTGGCTCtggggtctgtctgtctcttcctcatGAAGTCTCTCTGGCATCAGCCTTGGGTAATAACATCTCGTGTCTGACTGCTCCCCAAGGATGTTCCATAAATGGGGCTAATAAACAAgaaggaagccgggcggtggtggcgcatgcctttaatcccagcacttgggaggcagaggcaggtggatttctgagttcgaggccagcctggactacagagtgagttccaggacagccagggctacacagagaaaccctgtctcgggggaaaaaaaaaaaggaaaaagaaaaaaaggaatacattCAGTTCTTTCTGGGAGTTTAGGATGCACAGATTCCCAAATGTTGTTAGCAACAGATAGGCACAGAGGGGCAAGTAACAGGCCCGGAGAGTGCTagaatctgtctgtctccccttgCATGGTGCCCAAGGAGACGCAGCCTGGAGCAACTGGAACAAAACTTGGCCGCTACTGAGGAAGGGCCTCTGGAGCCGGCTGTTGTGGATGCCTTTAACCAAGCCTGGAACATGGTCGCCCACGAGTGTCCCAACTACTTCAGATAGACTGCTGTGACTCAAGATGCCAGGGGCTCTCCTGCCACCTCTTAGAGTCACACCCTGGCCAGTGCTGGCCTTAGTGTGGGCTTTTCTGCTGGTCTCCACCTGTTTCTCGTCTGAATAAAGCAGGTGTCTGATCTGGCTGCAGCCGGGACTGAACTTCAGACTGTCTCCTCTGCTGCTCaacacctgttccctccaccctgccTGGGGACCCTTGAGAAATCAGGGAACCAGGAGCTAGGCTTCAGAGAGCACAGATGCCAAGGGTCTCACATTGCCTGGCAAGGGTTTCCTCACCATGTCCTGATGCAGCCTCACCCCTCACTCTTCTACTCATGACAGAATGAGGTGGGCATGGGTATGCTCACCtgctaattccagcactcagggaggaGATTTGCCCCACGTGTGATGTTAACATTaatctatgtagtgagttccaggccagtcaaggatATGTAAGGAGACTGTCTCCAAAGGACAGAAAGTGAACCAAAATGAACATGGTAGATTAAAGGGGCATGCCCAGAGAGAGGCTGGTGTACCAGGTGATTCTGGGTCATTGAATTGACCCTTGAGATTAACCAAGATGAAGAtcatacctcaaaataaaacttatatCTATGAACTCTAAGAAGAAAATATCCAGAGCTTTCCTATCTTCCTTTTCTATCCATTCAGAATGACTATGGGGGAAACATgtacacacgcacgcgcgcacacacgcacgcacacacgcgcgcacacacacacacacacacacacacacacacttttcttagACCCTTGGGACAAATATATGTCCTTGGGCAAGGCACTGTTTTCTTagatactgtactggctggtttgtgtggcaacttgacacaggctggagttatcacagagaagggagcttcagttggggaagtgcctccatgagatccagctttagggcattttctcaattagtgatcaagggggtagggcctcttgtgggtggtgccatccctgggatggaagtcttgggttctataggacagcaggctgagcaagccaggggaagcaaaccagtaaggaacatcactccatggcctctgcatcagctcctgcttcctgacctgcttgagttccagtcctgacttcctctggtgatcaacagcaatgtggaagtaagctaaataaactctttcttccccaacttgcttattggtcatgatgtttgtgcaggaatagaaaccctgactaagacagataccaAAAGTATAGGAGCAAGATTGAAGCAATAGCCAAGTGTGATGGGGCACacctttttttttcgagacagggtttctctgtatagccctggctgtcctggagctcactctgtagaccaggctggtctcaaactcagaaatccgcctgcctctgcctcccaactgctgggattaaaggcgtatgccaccaccgcccggccgatggggcacacctttaatcccaggattcagaagacagaggcaggcaaatatcTATGAGTTTGTGTCTGACCTGGTccatatagtaagttccaggccaggggtgcatagaaaaaaccctgtctcaaacaataacagaaaaaaaggagATAACACTAATTGGTTTTCAGTGAtggaataaaaatggccccacaggctcatatatttgaatgcttagtcattggGGAATGGCATTACTAGGGAGGGATTAGTAGACATGGCTTTGTTGGAGCAGGTATGGCCTTGTCTATCACTTTGGGtgaggttttgaggtttcaaatgttaaagccaggcccagtggctctctcttcagGCTGCCTTTAGATCCTGACAGGAGCCATGCAGCAAAAGCAAGTGAGCTTCCTGAAGATGGCCCAGGGTTTTGCACATGGCTGCAGAGGGTGTGCTCTGAATAGCGTAGACCCCAGGGACTCTGTCCCAGGATGGCATCTTGCTGCTGACAATGCCTTCCCCAGGGACTCTGTCCCAGGATGGCATCTTGCTGCTGACAATGCCTTCCCCAGGGACTCTGGCCCAGGATGGTGTCTTGCTGCTGACAATGCCTTCCCCAGGGACTCTGGCCCAGGATGGAGTCTTGCTGCTGATGTGCCTTTCCATGCTATTTCTCTCATTTATCCGACATGATGTGGGAAATCCCTCGCTGCCTATAGTTTTCAGGGTATTTGCTCATTCTGTTGGGCAGGTTTCCTGCAGAATCAATTTCAACATGTACTTTCATGTAATAATGTGGTTTAGGCAAactgatgatttcataattcctgataatgattttatagaactccTGAATTGATTCTAATTGAACTAATTTTAAGGCCTCCTTCAGAGTAAGAAAGCAGCAAAAAGAGttttgtgaaccttcatgtgtcACAAGCAAATTTTACCAGGAaaagaaataggcttgggacagatTTATGATCAAGGGaaacattccttctaggttagCAATGAGACCACTAATTTCAGTAAGTAAGGTCATAAACCAGGAGTGGGTGATTTATTATGCATGTaagtacagaaaataaatgattgacTAACTCATCTATTCAAGACTTCAAAACAGTAAGACACAAGACAGATGACCTGTCTCTTAACAAAAACCTTGTTAACTTATGACATAAAaactattgctttaaacttatgaTGAACTTGTGGAGCTAAAAAAATAGATAAGGAATGTTTAGTTAGGTGTGagtcttaatggaaagacatGTAAACAATTCTGCTGTAACTCATCAAATTTTATTGACCTATGACAAGAACTATTACTTTGAACTTACTATGAGTTTATGGAATGTAAAAGTGCTTAGAAAACCATATAGCTAGTTATCCTGCTGTAATGATTCtacctggtttttgttgttgctgttgtttgtttgtgtgtgtgtgtgtgtgtgtatgtgtgtgtgtgtgtgtgtgtgtgtgtagccctgcctgtcctggaactcactctgtagatcaggcttgcctcaaactcagaaatccgcctgcctctgcctcccgaatgctgggattaaagacgtgtgccactactgcctggcaattTTACCTGTTTTATGATAATTGCTTTTATGGCAATGAGGTAATCTTTCTTCTTATGTAGAGAACTTTGTCCTAGACGATATAAAAAGGCAAAGAGGAAGAATAAAGGTGTGGGTTTTTGGAGTTTCTCTCCATCCAccaattgtgtatatatatatatatatatatatatatatatatatctgtatataagTATGTAGGTATgaatgtaggtatgtgtgtatatatgtatgtatgcatgtgcacatgtgaaatTGATAAAACTGGCTTGTTGAAGCATTTTGCTTCATCCATTGAgcatttgtgtgaatgtgtgatttattctttttttttttttttctttttcacaagcCTCCTAAGAGTTAAAAGAGCTCAGAGTTTCTAGCTGGTCTCCAAGAGTACCATCCAAGTAACtaagttaccttttttttttttttttttttttttttttcttgtttttgtttttccgagacagggtttctctgtatagccctggctgtcctggaactcactctgtagaccaggctggcctcaaactcagaaatccacctgcctctgcctcccaagtgctgggattaaaggcgtgtaccaccactgcccagctacgtttctttttctaatagcatgctgctatcagcaggagttaattgccagaagccatcagctctGGCCCCAGAAGAGTAAAGAGGGTTCAGAATTTCTTGCCAGTTCAAAGCAGTGCTGGGGCCATGCTctggctctcctcctcctccttgcctttGTCACTGCCTGCCGTGATCAAATGAAGCACCCGAGTTGCCAGTAGCTACCAGCTTTTAGCTCATTGCCCACTCTACATCCCACCTCAGTTTACCCCTGGTATCAAAGCTGGTCTTTGACAAGCTctagatctagaactctcagttacttcttcagcaccatgtctgcctgcacgctgccatgtgTCCTGAAATAATGATAACAGACTATAAGCTCTGaatctgtaaaccagccccaatgaatgctttcctttatgagagttgccatggtcatggtgtctcttcacagcaatagagcactGACTAAGATGAGGATGGActgtgtggtgctttgaatacgcttggcccagggagtggcactattaggaggtgtggaataggtttggccctgttggaagaagtatgtcactctggaggtggactttgagaccctcctcctagctgcctggtagtcttttcctgtttgccttcagaacaagatgtagaactctcagtaccatgtctgcctggatgctaccatgatTACTgccaagatgataatggactgaacctctgaactataagccagccccaattaaatgttgtcctttataagagttgccttgatcatggtgtctcttcacagcaatggaaaccccaacTAAAGCAGACTGCATCAAAACTAAAAAGTTGTTCATAATTGTGCACTTCTATGATCTCAGTGTTGGGAAGGTTAAGGCAGGGGTATGgagagtttgaggcagcctggtttATGTAACAGAAGCTTGTttcaataagcaaacaaataaaaagttttattggGAATCAAAGAATCCAATCAAGACAAacacaaagctgggcagtggtggtgaagtAATAAAGTCAAAAACAAATctgtagaaacaaggttctgggaatgtagaaataaagagaaataagagagCTATattccagccgggtggtggtggcacacgcctttaatcctagcacttgggaggcagaggcaggcggatttctgagttcgaggccagcctggtctatagagtgagttccaggacagccagggctacacagagaaaccctgtcttgaaaagagagagagagagagagagagagagagagagagagagagagagagagagagagagagagagagagagagagagagagccatattccagctcttgtaagcagcaagcaatgtggaaacaaagttttacagtagcaagtagcagcttcagacactgagaagttatGTTCCAGGGATACCCAAGGACATgtaaaaaacaaagttctggtggtcagaatgttgagacagaatgaccaggccattctgcctaagctaagtaaggccaaacaaaaataactggtggtcacaaTGACATTAAGGTCcgcgaaaacaagattagcaattctcaaaAGAGCCtcccgggctggtgagatagctcagcggttaagagcaccgaatgctcttc from Mastomys coucha isolate ucsf_1 unplaced genomic scaffold, UCSF_Mcou_1 pScaffold18, whole genome shotgun sequence carries:
- the LOC116095791 gene encoding aflatoxin B1 aldehyde reductase member 2-like → MRCPWVDLFYLHIPDHSTPVEETLQACHQLHQEGKFVELGLSNYASWEVAEICTLCKKNGWILPTVYQRRGKQIPAYALMGMYNDTTWQVEKELLPCLRHFGLRFYAYNPLAGMGCRGHKPCEWVGMPGLTL